In the genome of Chaetodon trifascialis isolate fChaTrf1 chromosome 21, fChaTrf1.hap1, whole genome shotgun sequence, the window CGGTGTGTCTTCATTCTTTCTTATTGTGAAAGTCTTCCCGTGGCGTCCATGTCCTCTTCCTGTGCTGATGTCGCTCTCGCCCTGAAAGGTGTCCATCCTGTCGTCGTTCGAGAGCCGCCTGATGCAGCTGGAGAACTCCATCATCCCGGTCCACAAACAGACGGAGAATCTGCAGCGTCTGCAGGAGAACGTGGACAAGACTCTGTCCTGCATGGACCATGTCATCAGCTACTACCACGTGGCCAAAGACACGGACCGGATCATCAGGGAGGGGTGAGGCTCCGGCCAGGTGTCTGTGGACTCAGCAGGTGTGAAAAGGCTGCACGTGTGTGATGttggctgtttgtgtttcaggccGACGGGACGCCTCGACGAGTATCTTGCTTGTATCGCAAAGATTCAGAAAGCTGTGGAATATTTTCAAGACAACAACCCCGACAGCCCCGAACTCAACACGGTGGTACGGTGTCagcgtctgtctctgtgtccaaCAAAGAAACTCAGCGTCGTCCTGAAgtgtcaaactgtttctttgACGTTTATGTCTCAGTCCGCAGTCTTTAAAAACGTCATGTCGGTGCTTCTCTGCAGAAAGCGCGCTTCGAGAAGGGcaaagagctgctggaggccgAGTTCCGCAGCCTCCTGACCCGCTACAGCAAACCCGTCCCCCCCATCCTCATCCTGGACGCCATCAGCGTGGACGAGGAGCTGGAGGTCcaggaggaggtggtgctggAGCACCTGCCCGAGGCCGTGCTGCAGGACATCATCTGCATCGCCGGCTGGCTGGTGGAGTACGGACGCAACCAGGGTACGACTTCATTTTGATGGttcagcgggggggggggggttcagggACCTGTGGGCTGCAGCAGCCTCGCGTTTCAcgtttttctcttcttctgcagattTCATGAACGTCTACTTCCAGATCAGGTCCAACCAGCTGGATCGCTCCATTAAAGGCCTGAAGGATCACTTCCGTAAGAACAGCGCCTCCTCCGGGATCCTCTACTCGCCCGCCGTCCAAACCAAACGCAAGGACACGCCCACCAAAAAGGCTCCCAAGAGACCAGGTCAGCAGCAGCCACGCCCCCTCCGGCGAGCCCGATCGGCCGCCTTCAGCCCGTAATCACACTCATTGATTAGTCTAACAGAAGATCCTGATCGTGCATATCTATGATTGAgctcctcatcttctcctcacTGTTTGATTTCCATCCAGCCACGTTGTTCTGTCTCCAGTGTCCTCCTCCGTCCCCCTGTCCTCCTCCGTCCCCCCGATTGTCCCGTAGAGCCAAACCAAACTGTGATTTTACGGTCGGCTCTGACTAATCCTTCATCCTTTCCTCTTTTATAATCCCAATGTTGCGCCGACAGTCTACATCCCAGGTAAAAACACGCTTCAGTGTGCGCCTCCTCGTGCTTGCTTCTGTCCGCCGGACGCCACATTTCacggccaatcagaggcagcaTGAGTTTGTTTAGTGGCGAGGATCAGTGTTTGTGGAGAGACGTCGCAGGTGTGGACCTCTAGTTTCACTGCGGTCCAAAACCCCAGAGAGACGTTCAGGTTCCAATCAGAGGGACAAAATATTAACACCCAGTGTCCACTTTATTAGGAACACCTGTGCCGTCACGGCGTCGGCAGCAGTTTGCCGCCATGAAACTAGAGGCTGCAGTtcgtcagtgtttgtgttagctgtgcagtgtgtgtgtgtgtgtgtgtgtgtgtgcgtgccatTAAACAGCTGATTATCTGGTTGGTCAACCACAGCCTTTCACACTGATCCAGTCGGTGGACCTgcgctcactgctgctgtcgcTGCTGCTCAAGAGTCACTTTCAGGGGATGATTTAGGGTTTTAAGAGGACGATGAGGACGATGTGGGACgaagctgcactaatcagtaTAGTTTTTGTGTTAACGATGGAAGAGTTTTggagctttttagcctcttttagctcctagttttggttttgttgaACATTTCCTGTCTGCGGTTTTTAGCCGGGTTAGCCTTCTGTTAGCCACCTGCTAGCCTCAGTTAGCGTTCAGCTGAAGATCTCATTTGTGAGCTCAGCACCTCGTCTGTGGTTCAGTCTCGTGGTTCTCAGGTGTGTTTCAAAGGTGTGTTGGTGCTTGTGCAGATGCTTGCAATGATGGGATGTACTTAAAGAGTTTCTGCAGGCGACTCAGCTGTGAGACGCCTGCCTGGTCATGGTCCACAGTGCTGAGGTCACAAACCACAGCTGATTGGCCCTCCAATGGGATGATGGCGTTGCTCTGTGCTTGCTGCAGGTTTGTTAGCCGTTAGCTGTTAGCCATCAGCAGCGACAGCGTTTGCAGCTTGtttggatttttaaaaagtgaaatcattGAATGCAGCTTTGCGTGTGCGTCGTGTTACTAACCCACTAACCAATCAGAGGACGGCGTGTGAGCGTGAAACgttctgctgatgttcatgATGATGTTTGAACTGATGGCTGTCATGTGTCATGTGATTAACCTGTCCATTCTGCTCTTGACCCCGGCGCCGTGTCCTCGAGCACACGCGTCCCGCTGTGTCCTCATGATGTACCTGTGCTCGCTCTGTCTCACCTGGTCTTCCTGTCATGTAGTTGTGGTGCTAggctgtgccccccccccccccacattaAACCCCTGCTGCCTGTCTCGGTggtggtttctgtgtttggtcACTCACTTCCTAGctctcccttcttcttcttcttcttcctcttcttcttcttctgtttcttggCTGTCTGGACCTCGCTGCCCCCCCTCCTCtggactctgtctctgtgtttatgGGACCAGGGACCATTCGCAAGGCTCAGAACCTTCTGAAACAGTACTCACAGCATGGGCTGGATGGGAAAAAGGGGGGCTCTAACCTCACTCCTTTGGAAGGTAACGCacctcagtctcctcctcttcgGTGTCTGCCCCCCCCCTCGCTCAGTGTGTCCGTCTCACTTGTGTTGTGCTTCCATGTTGTTTCTCATTCAGATGAACAGACATAAATCTGACgtcacagcagctttcagaTCCTGCACGTCCAATCAAATCCTGGGAAAAGGACATTTGTCTTCTGGTCCAACACAAGGACAGACTTTAAAATGATAGACGCAGACATCCTGAAACACTTTCTGCTGTTCAAAGAAGTATTTAACACAgtattttaagtgtttaaacacagtatttgaagtatttaatgcagtattttaagtgtttaaacacagtatttgaagtatttaacGCAgtattttaagtgtttaaacacagtatttgaagtatttaacGCAgtattttaagtgtttaaacagtatttgaagtatttaaggacagagagacaataACGAGCTTGTCTCATCTTCAGCTTTGTTCAAtcagctgaactcaaagattTGACAGATTTATATTAACATTGATGTTTGTTCGACCTCGAGAATTGAAGTGAAGCATTCTGGGAAACGTAGGAAAGAGGAagattgttttgtgttttgagaCGGATGAAACGAACCTTTaagagctgcagccaatcagaagctgtTGTGACGTTTTTCAAACAcccgcacacacatacacacacacacacacacacacacctctctgggCACGTGCTCCCCCTGCTGGGTGCTTGGTGGTGGTCAGTACAGGTGGTCCTGGTTCAGGtctgccccccctccctccctgcggCCTAGTCACGCCCCCGGTGGTTGACTAGGCCCGTCTGCTGCCCCCACCTCACCCACCAGGTTACGATCACGACCTGCGGGTCAAACACCTGTCCGACGCCCTGACTGAGAAGCACGGGGCCTCCACAGGTGAGTGACGGGGACACGCGGGGAACCGAAGGCTGATAAGACATGAACGCCCCACTTCCTGTAACACACCTCACTTCctgtaacacacaaacagtcgCTGCCTTCATGTGAATGTGGAGCTGCCGCTCGGCTTCCCGCCGCAGCGCCGCAGTCTGTCTCCACATCAGAGCCGCTGACCGCCGTTTTCCCCGTGCACCTCAGGAAAAGACGACGTCCTGGACATCGAGATCGACTCGTACATCCACTGCATCAGTGCCTTCGTCAAGCTGGCGCAGAGCGAGTACGCCCTGCTGACGGAGATCATCCCCGAGCACCACCAGAAGAAGACCTTCGACTCCCTCATTCAGGTCAGACGTCGCCTGCCTCACTGACTGCGTTTGACTAAAGTTTTCATCTGTCCAAGCTTGTCTCAGCAGCAGAGCGTCCTCTCCATAGTGTTTAATCTGTTCCCTCTTCTGTCCACAGGAGGCGCTGGACAATCTGATGCTGGAGGGGGACAACATCGTGTCCGCCGCTCGCAGAGCCATCATGCGTCACGACTACTCGGCCGTCCTCACCATCTTCCCCATCCTGAGACACCTGAAGATGAACAAGTCCGAGTTTGACTCGACGCTGCAGGTCCTCGTCCCTCTCGTGTCCTCTGAGACGCCTTAAATCACCTCTGGTTAAACGCTCTGAGCTGAACTGGTGTGACTCTGTCTGCAGGGGACGGCGGCGAGCACCAAGAACAAGCTGCCGACGCTCATCACGTCGATGGAGACGATCGGAGCCAAAGCTCTGGAGGAGTTCGCAGACAGCATCAAGGCAACACGCTCACGTTCAAACTGATTGAAGTCTTCGTTCATTGGCGAGCGATTGGCTGAATTCTGTCTCTTCTGACCGCAGAACGATCCTGACAAAGAGTACAACATGCCCAAAGATGGAACGGTCCACGAGCTGACCAGCAACGTAAGCCGACGCTCGCTCTCCTCCGCTCTGGATGTTTGCTCTCTCTGCACTTCAGACGCGACGCTCCGCTCTTCGTCCGTCTCCGGGGACACGGGCGGTGTCCAGGGGGACGGCCGACAGCGGCGAGCCGAGCGTCTCTGTGTAAGCAGTAAGCTGAGGCGATGCTCACGCTGACCTCTCTCCCGCAGGCCATCctgttcctgcagcagctgctggacttCCACGAGACGGCCGGAGCCATGTTGGCCTCGCAAGGTAGACGAGCCGTTAGCTCCCGTTAGCTCCGTTAGCTCAGACCTCCTGCTGTCCTGCTAGCTGCTAATATGCTGCTTCCCTCATTAACATTCATGATTCTGTCTCAGTGTTTGGTCTTTCGGCTCTTTGGCTTTTTAATGAaaccaaaggtcaaaggtcagatttTCAGCTCTATTGAAGGTTGAACAGTGAAGGACTCAACACACGGTCAAAGCTTTTACTCTAGACAGGAAGTCCCTCAGAGTGGACGCTCGTCGTCTTTATCGACACACCGATGAGACGAAGGCGTGAAGGTTAGACATCAGATCAGAGGACATCAGATCAGAGGACATGTGaaacaacatgtaaacaacagtaacacatacaaaacaaaagcagaaataaatccAGAGGCACGTTCAGGAACGCTGCGTTCATTTCAACACATGGTTTTAGATCTATAGGCGGGTCTGAATCCACGTCTGTAAAACctgaagaaacagagagacagagtccACGTTCTGTCTTCAAACGTGTTTTTATGTCCAAcattagaaaacacaaaatattcaatttacagaAATCTGAAGGATGAAAACACGAGAAAACGTCTGAGAGGCTGGAAACAGACTCTTAATTCGCTTGGATGAATAATGATGATCAACATTTGCATATGTGGTGAAATGACCGTATCTGTTTGTTGCCATGGTAATTAGgccttcgtgtgtgtgtgtgtgtgtgtgtgtgtgtgtgtgtgtgtgtgtgtgtgtgtgtgtgtgtgtgtgtgtgtgtgtgtgtgtgtgtgtgtgtgtgtgtgtgtgtgtgtgtgtgtgtgaaagctgaAAACTGTCCAAACACTCTGACTGACCCGTGTGTTCGTCATGAATCCAGACTCAGACTGAAGCAGGAGGACTGACGCTCCTCAGTTTGACACCGctgtctcctccgtcctcccctcactcactcattcTGTGAGCTCctgtgctgtttcctcctcctcctcctcctcctcctcctcctcgctgcctGGCTGATGACTGTTTGCTTCCTCTGCACTAACAGATCTTTCTAACCTTTTTGCACTtgtgcctctttctcttctcttctgccTCCTCGGCCTTTTAGTTCTGGGGGACACTTACAATATACCTTTAGACCCCCGAGGTAAGCCAAAGACGGCGTGGAGCCCCTGCTGAGCGGCGGTGGGAGGAGTACTCCCACctgttactgaagtaaaagtagcagtactTTGGTGAAAAtacacaaccctgattccaaaaaggtggaaaaacaccaataaaaccagaatcagtcatttcatgtagtaatctcctcTGTCCAATCACGATCCTCTCACCTGtaaccaatcagcctgtttacctgtggagcgttccatctttcagtctgtgaaacgtgtcgctgcatcagattcacaatcagcagatatttacagatatcagtgaagctgatgaggagaaacatTAATTATATTGACTGTATattgagctgttctcaggtcagtttgtgtcagagaggatcagatcagctgatcacagtcTGCTTATTGATGTTTAAGCAGCCTCCAAACtgttctggaatcagggttgttgCTGCAAATTGTCTTCATGTGtgagaagtaaaagtactcattatgtcTGAAGTATTTCAGTTATTATGCAGTAGATGTACTTCTGTTTATCAGTGCAGTTTTACTCGCAGCAGCGTAAACTGAGTTCAGTGAATTTCAGGTTGTCTTTGGTTCTGAGACCTTCTTTGTTTCCTGCAGAGACGAGTTCATCAGCGAGCAGCTACACCTCCGAGTTCAACAAACGACTCCTCAGCACCTACATCTGTGAgtacagagggagacagagagacggacagagagagagacagacaggcagagagacagacaggcagagagacagagagagagacagacaggcagagagacagtgagagacagacaggcagagagacagagagagagacagacaggcagagagacagacaggcagagagacagagagagagacagacaggcagagagacagacaggcagagagatggacaggcagagagatggacagagagacggacaggcagagaaacagacaggcagagagacagagagacagatggacagacagagagagagagacagagagacagacatacacacagacagggacgtgtccagctctgctctggaAACTGACAcacctctctctgccccccccccccaggtaAAGTTCTGGGGAACCTGCAGCTGAACCTGCTCAGTAAATCCAAAGTGTACGAGGATCCGGCTCTGAGCGCCATTTTCCTGcacaacaactacaactacaTCCTCAAGTCTCTGGAGAAGTGAgtgtccctctgtcctctgtccatccTCCACCTTCAGGGGCTGACGTGGGTCATCTGAGCAGACACCAGCAGGGTGTAAAGGAGGAGGTTCAGAGCCGTGGGGGCCACGAGACAAAAGCAAACACCTCGTTGTTATTGTGTGGTCCATGAACGCATCAGTGATCACAGTTCAGTCATATGATCTTTATCATTCTGCATAAGGAGTACGTTTACATCAGTAGGACTGCAGGGTGTGTACTTGTATCACAGTATTTGTACTCTGAACGTGTCCTGGTCTTCAGGTCTGAGCTGATCCAGCTGGTCACTGTGACGCAGAAGAAAGCAGAGAGTTCCTACAGAGAGCTGATAGAGCAGCAGATCTACATGTACAAGAGCAGGTGAGCGAGTTGAGAAGCAGCTTCATGTCTCGTGTGCGTCGCTCACCGCTCGTCTTCACGCTCGTCTTCACCGTTTGTCTCTTTCTGACGCAGCTGGTTGAAAGTCTTGGAGCACCTGACCGACAGGAACATGCCCGTCTTCCAGCCCGGAACCAAGGTCAGAACTTTATTACCTTTCAGTGGGAGAAACGAGCGCTTTGGAGCACGTGTCAGCTTTAACACGTCTGTGTGAGAAAAACTGATCCTGTGTCAGTTCAGCAGTGGCCCGGCGAGCCAGTGAGCCTCCTGCAGGCTGATCCCAGACCAGCACTCACCTCTGAGAACACTTTGTAACCTCACACACTGTTCGATGACTCTGCATTTGATCATTATTTATTCAGATATTGTCCATGCAGttacataaatgtaaaaatgtgtgtaagCTCGTTGTTATTATAACATGAATCTCTTTATCAGGTTAAGAAACAGACATCACTGATCAATCAAAGATCATCAAACACGAGTTCTTACATTCAGAGCAGATCAGAGAACGTGACGGATCAGACCTCCATTATCAGAGAGCACTTTATGAATGAGctccaggcagcagcagatgtgtgaagagacagagaggaaaaaaatacaaaaattagggctgtcagtgtaacgcgttaattagattaattaattacgctgcaaattaacgcgctataaaaattaacgcaattcatcatgagtggcaagtcaatgcgcaagcattttaaatttggccctttgagtgacctgtaggctgcagtgaggtcgcatcctacctgcgctactagtcaaaagcagggtgacaacagacgtggatgcgacagCGGAGAGCGAGGcgagcctacttggacctttgaacagCAAGTTtacaaagacgggactattaacaagaacgcagtgatttgtaccttgtgtaaaaaagacttttcctctcaccgtagcagctccagcctgaattatcatttacacgctaaacatgtagttgctgctagtgccgctagtgctaccgtgagctcactccaccaacccacacttgctgagttaggaaaacgaatgagcaaagccacgacagaaaaactgacaaactcaatcgcaaagtgggctgctgctgattgcaggccgatttcaatcgtggcagacgagggcctaaaaggcgtttcagatagcgtcatctgactctaatttccagctaccgtcaagaactacagtgatgaaaagaattcaccagctgtaatgtgaatgtcagtgaattgtaatgtcctagaattcaaattctttatttggggacctttagcagatatgagattaaaatgcgattaattagattaattaattacaaatcctgtaattaattagattaatttttttaatcgcctgacagcactaacaAAAATCTAAACTGTAGATACGAAAAcgctgccctctagtggcagGATGGCGTCATTTCAGAGGTCACAGAATCAACATGCATTATGGGAGATGTAGTTGACATTCAGGCATAAATCCTAAAATGAGGTGGCGGCCTGGATTCGGCCCACGGGCCTCGGGTTGGACACATGGTTAAAGTGTCCGTGCTGACCTGCTCGCTCTGTAGAGATTCTGTATGAAATCCAAAGAAAGCTTTCAGCCCTGAATGTGTCTTTGCTTCAAACTCACTTTGTAACTGAAgttttttcttcctcagctTAAAGACAAAGAGCGACAGGTGATAAAAGACAAATTCAaggtgaggtcagaggtcaaactgtGGCAGCTGAACATGAAAGGACACACCGTGGCTCTCTGCAGGTCTGacctcttttcctctcagggTTTTAACGACGGCCTGGAGGAGCTGTGTAAGACCCAGAAGGGCTGGGCCATCCCGGACAAAGAGCAGCGAGACTTCATCCGCCAGAGTCAGAAGAAGGTGGTGTCTGATGCGTACCGGGCCTTCCTGCACAGGTGAGCCTGATGCTGGTGGAGATGCACAGTCAGAGTTTGACGTGTGTCCTCAGTGGATGGTGTCCTAAAGGGACTTTTATTACATGACATAGTTTTCTTGTGGCCTCTGCCTGTCACTCATTATTCATGACGTGGTCGATCTAATAAAGCTCCAAACACTAAATGTAAGCATCAGGAGCGTGAAGGTGCACATTGACCTGTTGGTTTTTTCTGTGATGACGAACCAGAACCTGAACTTACAGGCAtcaagctgcaggtgtgaaagcgCCAGCGAGCTCGTTTCCATctcactgcagcacaaactgacagaacatcaaaagaaaatgcaaacgGACATTTCCACCCAGCACGGCTGTGCAATGACGGAGTTCTGGGTCAGGGGTCAGCAGGAGGGGTCAGCAGGAGGGGTCTGTAGGAGGGGCCAAGCTAGTGAACGTCTGCAGAGAGAAGTCAGTGATGGTGTTGAA includes:
- the exoc7 gene encoding exocyst complex component 7 isoform X6 gives rise to the protein MGITSRMIPTEDASARKREIEEKLKQEQETLSFIRENLEKSDQLTKGMVSILSSFESRLMQLENSIIPVHKQTENLQRLQENVDKTLSCMDHVISYYHVAKDTDRIIREGPTGRLDEYLACIAKIQKAVEYFQDNNPDSPELNTVKARFEKGKELLEAEFRSLLTRYSKPVPPILILDAISVDEELEVQEEVVLEHLPEAVLQDIICIAGWLVEYGRNQDFMNVYFQIRSNQLDRSIKGLKDHFRKNSASSGILYSPAVQTKRKDTPTKKAPKRPGQQQPRTIRKAQNLLKQYSQHGLDGKKGGSNLTPLEGKDDVLDIEIDSYIHCISAFVKLAQSEYALLTEIIPEHHQKKTFDSLIQEALDNLMLEGDNIVSAARRAIMRHDYSAVLTIFPILRHLKMNKSEFDSTLQGTAASTKNKLPTLITSMETIGAKALEEFADSIKNDPDKEYNMPKDGTVHELTSNAILFLQQLLDFHETAGAMLASQETSSSASSYTSEFNKRLLSTYICKVLGNLQLNLLSKSKVYEDPALSAIFLHNNYNYILKSLEKSELIQLVTVTQKKAESSYRELIEQQIYMYKSSWLKVLEHLTDRNMPVFQPGTKLKDKERQVIKDKFKGFNDGLEELCKTQKGWAIPDKEQRDFIRQSQKKVVSDAYRAFLHRCANISFTKNPEKYHKYRPEEVEEMIEKLFDTSA
- the exoc7 gene encoding exocyst complex component 7 isoform X9 translates to MGITSRMIPTEDASARKREIEEKLKQEQETLSFIRENLEKSDQLTKGMVSILSSFESRLMQLENSIIPVHKQTENLQRLQENVDKTLSCMDHVISYYHVAKDTDRIIREGPTGRLDEYLACIAKIQKAVEYFQDNNPDSPELNTVKARFEKGKELLEAEFRSLLTRYSKPVPPILILDAISVDEELEVQEEVVLEHLPEAVLQDIICIAGWLVEYGRNQDFMNVYFQIRSNQLDRSIKGLKDHFRKNSASSGILYSPAVQTKRKDTPTKKAPKRPGKDDVLDIEIDSYIHCISAFVKLAQSEYALLTEIIPEHHQKKTFDSLIQEALDNLMLEGDNIVSAARRAIMRHDYSAVLTIFPILRHLKMNKSEFDSTLQGTAASTKNKLPTLITSMETIGAKALEEFADSIKNDPDKEYNMPKDGTVHELTSNAILFLQQLLDFHETAGAMLASQETSSSASSYTSEFNKRLLSTYICKVLGNLQLNLLSKSKVYEDPALSAIFLHNNYNYILKSLEKSELIQLVTVTQKKAESSYRELIEQQIYMYKSSWLKVLEHLTDRNMPVFQPGTKLKDKERQVIKDKFKGFNDGLEELCKTQKGWAIPDKEQRDFIRQSQKKVVSDAYRAFLHRCANISFTKNPEKYHKYRPEEVEEMIEKLFDTSA
- the exoc7 gene encoding exocyst complex component 7 isoform X1, which produces MGITSRMIPTEDASARKREIEEKLKQEQETLSFIRENLEKSDQLTKGMVSILSSFESRLMQLENSIIPVHKQTENLQRLQENVDKTLSCMDHVISYYHVAKDTDRIIREGPTGRLDEYLACIAKIQKAVEYFQDNNPDSPELNTVKARFEKGKELLEAEFRSLLTRYSKPVPPILILDAISVDEELEVQEEVVLEHLPEAVLQDIICIAGWLVEYGRNQDFMNVYFQIRSNQLDRSIKGLKDHFRKNSASSGILYSPAVQTKRKDTPTKKAPKRPGQQQPRTIRKAQNLLKQYSQHGLDGKKGGSNLTPLEGKDDVLDIEIDSYIHCISAFVKLAQSEYALLTEIIPEHHQKKTFDSLIQEALDNLMLEGDNIVSAARRAIMRHDYSAVLTIFPILRHLKMNKSEFDSTLQGTAASTKNKLPTLITSMETIGAKALEEFADSIKNDPDKEYNMPKDGTVHELTSNAILFLQQLLDFHETAGAMLASQVLGDTYNIPLDPRETSSSASSYTSEFNKRLLSTYICKVLGNLQLNLLSKSKVYEDPALSAIFLHNNYNYILKSLEKSELIQLVTVTQKKAESSYRELIEQQIYMYKSSWLKVLEHLTDRNMPVFQPGTKLKDKERQVIKDKFKGFNDGLEELCKTQKGWAIPDKEQRDFIRQSQKKVVSDAYRAFLHRCANISFTKNPEKYHKYRPEEVEEMIEKLFDTSA
- the exoc7 gene encoding exocyst complex component 7 isoform X8; this translates as MGITSRMIPTEDASARKREIEEKLKQEQETLSFIRENLEKSDQLTKGMVSILSSFESRLMQLENSIIPVHKQTENLQRLQENVDKTLSCMDHVISYYHVAKDTDRIIREGPTGRLDEYLACIAKIQKAVEYFQDNNPDSPELNTVKARFEKGKELLEAEFRSLLTRYSKPVPPILILDAISVDEELEVQEEVVLEHLPEAVLQDIICIAGWLVEYGRNQDFMNVYFQIRSNQLDRSIKGLKDHFRKNSASSGILYSPAVQTKRKDTPTKKAPKRPGKDDVLDIEIDSYIHCISAFVKLAQSEYALLTEIIPEHHQKKTFDSLIQEALDNLMLEGDNIVSAARRAIMRHDYSAVLTIFPILRHLKMNKSEFDSTLQGTAASTKNKLPTLITSMETIGAKALEEFADSIKNDPDKEYNMPKDGTVHELTSNAILFLQQLLDFHETAGAMLASQVLGDTYNIPLDPRETSSSASSYTSEFNKRLLSTYICKVLGNLQLNLLSKSKVYEDPALSAIFLHNNYNYILKSLEKSELIQLVTVTQKKAESSYRELIEQQIYMYKSSWLKVLEHLTDRNMPVFQPGTKLKDKERQVIKDKFKGFNDGLEELCKTQKGWAIPDKEQRDFIRQSQKKVVSDAYRAFLHRCANISFTKNPEKYHKYRPEEVEEMIEKLFDTSA